One genomic window of Glycine soja cultivar W05 chromosome 9, ASM419377v2, whole genome shotgun sequence includes the following:
- the LOC114368138 gene encoding uncharacterized protein LOC114368138 codes for MEENEGIGDFFGRLQVLTNSMKGYGEKFTDLILIEKVLRSLNPKFDHIVVAIEESKDLESMSIDELQGSLEAHEQRLQERNNCNTKLVETALQAQQNPKNSGNESSRGKRGRFKNSRGIGNHGSREHSDQKNNGNQSSNRGGHIGNRGRGGKKTWDKKNVDCYNCGKKGHYAADCWYKDKNPADEAQLAEGADSVSEPVLLMVTNKTTPHDKGQWYLDIGCSTHMTGHKDWFVCLDERMKSKVRFAGDSTMLAEGIGNVLI; via the coding sequence ATGGAAGAGAATGAAGGTATTGGAGATTTCTTTGGTAGATTACAAGTTCTTACTAATTCAATGAAAGGTTATGGTGAGAAATTCACTGATCTAATACTGATTGAAAAAGTATTAAGATCATTGAATCCAAAATTCGACCACATTGTGGTTGCTATTGAGGAATCAAAGGATTTGGAATCCATGAGCATTGATGAATTACAAGGTTCCCTCGAAGCCCATGAGCAAAGATTGCAAGAAAGGAATAATTGTAATACAAAGCTTGTTGAAACAGCTCTTCAAGCTCAACAAAACCCGAAGAACTCTGGAAATGAATCATCCAGAGGAAAGAGAGGCAGATTCAAGAACTCAAGAGGAATAGGCAACCATGGATCAAGAGAGCACTCAGATCAGAAAAATAACGGCAACCAAAGTTCCAACAGAGGAGGACATATTGGAAATCGAGGGAGAGGAGGAAAAAAGACCTGGGACAAAAAGAATGTAGATTGTTACAACTGTGGAAAGAAGGGACATTATGCTGCTGATTGTTGGTACAAGGATAAAAATCCTGCTGATGAGGCTCAACTTGCAGAAGGAGCAGATTCAGTTTCTGAACCTGTCCTGTTGATGGTGACAAACAAGACAACGCCTCATGACAAGGGTCAATGGTACTTAGACATAGGATGCTCTACACACATGACTGGTCACAAAGACTGGTTTGTGTGTCTAGATGAAAGGATGAAAAGCAAAGTGAGATTTGCAGGTGACAGCACCATGCTTGCTGAAGGAATTGGAAATGTCTTGATTTAG